The Lepisosteus oculatus isolate fLepOcu1 chromosome 4, fLepOcu1.hap2, whole genome shotgun sequence genome window below encodes:
- the uqcrc1 gene encoding cytochrome b-c1 complex subunit 1, mitochondrial — translation MAASVCRAGGAVGRALARARSPALLSLRRGQAGVSYAESLRSIPETQVTTLDTGLRVASEETDLPTCTVGLWLGAGSRYETEKNNGCGFFLEHMAFKGSKKFPQSTLEQEVESLGAHLSAYTSREQTAFYLKALSKDLPRAVELLAEVVQNAELADSDLERQRGVVLRELEEAESSLQDVCLDLLHTTAYQGTPLGQSVLGPSENARTLTRQDLLEYISSHYKAPRMVLAAAGGVKHSELVSLAKQHLGGLGFTYEGDTVPVLAPCRFTGSDIRVRDDALPLAHIAIAVEGASWSNPDIVPLMLAVAMIGNYDITYGGGKNLSGRLAQLAVEDKLCHSFQSFNTCYSDTGLFGVHFVTDKHNVEDMLHWVQNQWMMLCTTVTESDMARAKNVLKTSLVGQLDGTTPVCEEIGRHFLSYGRRIQLAEWDARIDAVTSRQLRDVCTKYIYDKCPAVAAVGPIEQLPDYNRIRSAMYWLRF, via the exons ATGGCAGCGTCCGTGTGTCGAGCCGGCGGCGCCGTGGGCAGAGCTCTGGCCCGGGCCAGGAGT CCGGCCCTGCTGTCCCTGCGCCGGGGCCAGGCCGGGGTGTCCTACGCCGAGAGCCTGCGCAGCATCCCGGAGACGCAGGTGACCACGCTGGACACCGGCCTCCGCGTCGCGTCCGAGGAGACGGACCTGCCCACCTGCACC GTGGGGCTGTGGCTCGGCGCCGGGAGCCGCTACGAGACCGAGAAGAATAATGGCTGTGGCTTCTTCCTGGAGCACATGGCCTTCAAG GGCTCGAAGAAGTTCCCCCAGTCCACTCTGGAGCAGGAGGTGGAGAGTCTGGGCGCCCACCTCAGTGCCTACACCTCCCGCGAGCAGACGGCCTTCTACCTGAAGGCCCTGTCCAAGGACCTGCCCAGAG CGGTGGAGCTGCTGGCGGAGGTGGTGCAGAACGCCGAGCTGGCCGACTCAGACCTGGAGCGCCAGCGCGGCGTGGTCCTGCGTGAGCTGGAGGAGGCGGAGTCCAGCCTGCAGGACGTGTGCCTGGACCTGCTGCACACCACCGCCTACCAGGGCACGCCGCTGGGCCAGTCCGTCCTGGGGCCCTCCGAGAACGCCAG GACTTTGACTCGGCAGGACCTGCTGGAATACATCAGCTCCCACTACAAGGCCCCGCGCATGGTGCTGGCGGCCGCAGGAG GCGTGAAGCACAGTGAGCTGGTCAGTCTGGCCAAGCAGCACCTGGGCGGTTTGGGGTTCACGTACGAGGGCGACACCGTTCCTGTGCTGGCGCCCTGCCGCTTCACTGGGAGTGAT ATCCGCGTGCGAGATGACGCACTCCCCCTGGCCCACATCGCCATCGCGGTGGAGGGCGCCAGCTGGTCGAACCCCGACATCGTGCCGCTGATGCTGGCTGTAGCCATGATCGGCAACTACGACATCACCTACGGGGGGGGCAAG AACCTCAGCGGCCGGCTGGCCCAGCTCGCCGTGGAGGACAAGCTCTGCCACAGCTTCCAGTCCTTCAACACCTGCTACTCCGACACCGGCCTGTTCGGCGTCCACTTCGTCACCGACAAGCACAACGTCGAGGACATGCTGCACTGGGTGCAGAACCAGTG GATGATGCTGTGCACCACGGTGACCGAGAGCGACATGGCCAGAGCCAAGAATGTGCTGAAGACCAGTCTCGTTGGCCAGCTGGATG GTACGACTCCAGTGTGCGAGGAGATCGGCCGCCATTTCCTCAGCTACGGTCGTCGCATCCAGTTAGCTGAGTGGGACGCCAGGATCGAC GCGGTGACTTCGAGGCAGCTCCGTGACGTCTGCACCAAGTACATCTACGACAAGTGCCCGGCGGTGGCGGCTGTGG GTCCCATTGAGCAGCTTCCCGATTACAACCGGATCCGCAGTGCCATGTACTGGCTGCGCTTCTGA